Part of the Natronobacterium gregoryi SP2 genome, GCCACGGCCGTTCCGCCGCGGTTTCCTCGATCGGACAGATCAGGACCAGATGTTCGAACTCGGTCTCGTCTGCGGCGTCGACGGCGAAGGACCCAGCCAGCGACGACGCGACGACGATCGGTTCGTCGGTGACGGCCACCGTGAAGTCACGGAGGAACTCGGCGTACAGCGTCGGCGAGTAGACCAGCGGCGGCCGCTCGGAGCGACCGAACCCGGGCAGGTCGACCGCGATGACGCGATAGTCTTCGGCCAGCCGTTCGAAGATTGGCTCGAACTCGTGGCTGCTTGCGCCTGTATAGATGCCGTGACAGAGCAAGACCTCGGGGTCCTGCGGGTCACCGGCGACGGTGTAGGTCGTCTCTATCCCCCGCCATCGGTACGTGCGTTCGATACCGGGAAGCGGGTTCTCGAGGTCACCTGCGCGCTTGGTGAGCAGTCGGTTCCCGACGACGGCTGCGCCGACGGTGCCGATTGCCGTACCGAGGACTGTCCGGGCTTTCATACGGAGTCGTACCACGGCAACGGTCTTAGAACTGCGGTCGGAGTTCGGAAACTGGGAACC contains:
- a CDS encoding alpha/beta fold hydrolase, whose amino-acid sequence is MKARTVLGTAIGTVGAAVVGNRLLTKRAGDLENPLPGIERTYRWRGIETTYTVAGDPQDPEVLLCHGIYTGASSHEFEPIFERLAEDYRVIAVDLPGFGRSERPPLVYSPTLYAEFLRDFTVAVTDEPIVVASSLAGSFAVDAADETEFEHLVLICPIEETAAERPWLRTLLRSPVVGTTLFNVLATKPAIRHFYSRDGYYDAGRLDEKELDYAWDSAHQPGARYAPASFASGTLDPAFDLTAALAALETPTTLVWGRDAELVPLRTGRNLAEAADLELVVVDYSTLLPHAEHPETFLEYLTAELLHADAGIDES